From the Harpia harpyja isolate bHarHar1 chromosome 16, bHarHar1 primary haplotype, whole genome shotgun sequence genome, one window contains:
- the LOC128152699 gene encoding olfactory receptor 4Q3-like translates to MALGNFSQVTEFILLGLSDTRELQVLFFTFFLLAYAMVLLGNLLIIVTVRTDPKLSSPMYLLLCNLSFIDICCTSVISPRMLVDLLSQRKAIAFEDCIAQLFFLHFVGASEMFLLTVMAYDRYTAICKPLRYTAIMSQQVCWVLVSACWAGGFVHSTVQTLLIVQLPFCGPNTIDNYFCDVPPVIQLACTDIYVTEWLMASNSGLISLVCFLVLVTSYMFILVTIRVHFTEGHWKVLSTCASHMMVVTLFFVPCIFIYLRPFSTFPSDKHISVIYTVFSPVMNPLIYTLRNSEVKASMWKLWKRCRVF, encoded by the coding sequence ATGGCACTGGGAAACTTCTCCCAGGTGACCGAATTCATCCTCCTGGGGCTTTCTGATACAAGGGAGCTGCAAGTCCTCTTCTTTACCTTCTTCTTGCTGGCCTATGCCATGGTTCTGCTGGGGAACCTTCTCATCATTGTGACAGTCAGGACTGACCCCAAGCTGTCCTCACCCATGTACCTTCTCCTCTGCAATTTGTCCTTCATAGATATCTGCTGCACCTCTGTCATCTCTCCCAGGATGCTGGTGGACCTGCTCTCCCAGAGGAAGGCCATCGCGTTTGAAGACTGTATAGCCCAGCTGTTTTTTCTGCACTTTGTTGGGGCATCAGAGATGTTCCTCCTGACTGTGATGGCATATGACCGCTACACTGCCATCTGCAAGCCCCTGCGTTACACAGCCATCATGAGCCAGCAAGTGTGCTGGGTCCTGGTGTCTGCCTGCTGGGCAGGGGGCTTCGTCCATTCCACTGTCCAGACGCTGCTCATAGTCCAGCTCCCCTTCTGTGGCCCTAACACGATCGACAACTACTTCTGTGACGTGCCTCCTGTCATTCAGCTTGCCTGCACAGACATCTATGTCACTGAGTGGCTCATGGCTTCCAACAGCGGTTTAATATCCCTGGTTTGCTTCCTGGTGCTGGTCACATCTTACATGTTCATCCTGGTCACAATTAGGGTCCACTTCACTGAGGGGCACTGGAAGGTCCTCTCCACCTGTGCCTCCCATATGATGGTCGTCACCCTCTTCTTTGTACCCTGCATCTTCATCTACCTCCGTCCCTTTTCTACCTTCCCCTCCGATAAGCACATCTCTGTGATCTACACTGTCTTCTCCCCAGTGATGAACCCCCTCATCTATACCCTGAGGAATAGCGAGGTGAAGGCGTCCATGTGGAAATTGTGGAAGCGCTGCAGAGTCTTCTGA
- the LOC128152686 gene encoding olfactory receptor 4S2-like yields the protein MVSMENKNNVTEFILHGLTQDKTVAKVCFSLFLVFYATIILGNLLIIITIQRSEQLNSPMYFFLSYLSVVDISYSTVTAPKLIYDLLVEKKTISFVACIAQLFAGHFFGCTEIFLLTVMAYDRCVAICKPLHYTSTVNKHVCGWLVAASWVGGFVHSVVQTLMTIQLPFCGPNEIDHYFCDVHPLLKLACTDTYIIGVSVAANSGVISLSCFVVLVVSYALILVSLRTRSSEGRLKALYTCTSHITVVVLFFGPCIFIYMRPSTTFSADKMVSVFYTVVTPMLNPLIYTLRNEEVKNAMKKLWSRKVKRSEK from the coding sequence ATGGTGTCTATGGAGAACAAAAACAATGTGACGGAGTTCATCCTCCATGGACTGACACAAGATAAGACAGTAGCGAAAGTGTGCTTCTCATTATTCTTAGTCTTCTATGCCACTATAATTCTTGGAAACCTGCTTATCATCATTACTATACAGAGAAGTGAACAGCTGAACTctcccatgtacttcttcctgaGCTACTTGTCTGTTGTAGACATCAGTTACTCTACTGTCACAGCTCCCAAACTCATTTATGACCTTCTTGTTGAGAAGAAGACCATCTCTTTTGTGGCCTGCATAGCTCAACTATTTGCAGGCCATTTCTTTGGGTGCACTGAGATCTTCCTTCTCACAGTGATGGCCTATGATCGTTGCGTTGCTATATGCAAGCCGCTTCATTACACAAGTACTGTTAACAAGCATGTCTGTGGCTGGCTGGTGGCAGCTTCTTGGGTGGGAGGCTTTGTACACTCAGTGGTGCAGACCCTGATGACTATTCAGCTGCCGTTTTGTGGGCCCAATGAGATCGACCACTATTTCTGTGATGTTCACCCTTTACTGAAGCTGGCCTGCACTGACACCTACATCATTGGTGTCAGTGTGGCTGCCAATAGTGGTGTGATTTCCCTGAGctgttttgttgttcttgttgtgtCCTATGCTCTTATCTTGGTTTCTTTGAGGACACGTTCTTCCGAAGGGCGTCTCAAAGCACTCTATACATGTACTTCCCACATCACTGTTGTAGTTCTGTTCTTTGGGCCATGCATTTTCATCTATATGCGCCCTTCCACCACCTTCTCAGCAGACAAGATGGTCTCTGTGTTCTACACTGTTGTCACGCCTATGCTTAATCCCTTGATCTACACCCTCCGAAATGAAGAGGTgaaaaatgccatgaaaaagTTGTGGAGCAGAAAAGTGAAGAGGAGTGAGAAATGA
- the LOC128152419 gene encoding olfactory receptor 4S2-like: MENASSVKEFILLGLSEDQGVQKTCFVMFLFFYVIIVAGNLLIIITVISSQRLNSPMYFFLCYLSFVDICYSSVTAPKMIADFLVENKTISFVGCIAQLFGVHFFGCTEIFILTVMAYDRYIAICRPLHYTTLMTRRACGRLVMGSWVGGFAHSVAQTLLTTQLPFCGPNTIDHYFCDVHPLLQLACTNTYPVGIVVVANSGMITLSCFFILVMSYVVILVSLKSQTSEGRHKALSTCGSHITVVILFFGPCTFTYIRPTSNVSEDKSVAVFYTVITPMLNPLIYTLRNEEVKSAMRKLWSRKLGSEKGKV, encoded by the coding sequence ATGGAGAATGCAAGCAGTGTGAAGGAATTCATTCTTCTGGGCCTCTCAGAGGATCAAGGGGTGCAGAAAACATGTTTTgtgatgtttctgttcttctATGTAATTATTGTGGCAGGAAATCTGCTCATTATTATCACTGTAATTAGCAGTCAACGTCTGAACTCCCCCATGTATTTCTTCCTCTGCTACCTGTCCTTTGTAGATATCTGTTACTCTTCCGTCACAGCTCCCAAAATGATTGCCGACTTCCttgttgaaaataaaaccatctcCTTTGTGGGTTGCATAGCACAGCTGTTTGGGGTACATTTCTTTGGCTGCACAGAGATCTTCATCCTCACGGTGATGGCCTATGATCGCTATATTGCCATCTGCAGACCTCTCCACTACACCACCCTCATGACCAGGCGTGCGTGTGGCCGGTTGGTGATGGGCTCGTGGGTAGGAGGCTTTGCACACTCCGTAGCGCAGACTCTTCTCACCACTCAGCTCCCCTTCTGTGGCCCTAACACAATTGACCACTACTTCTGTGATGTCCATCCCCTACTACAACTGGCCTGTACCAACACCTATCCTGTGGGCATCGTTGTTGTTGCCAACAGCGGAATGATAACTCTGAGCTGCTTCTTCATCCTGGTCATGTCCTACGTTGTCATCCTGGTTTCCttgaaaagtcaaacatccgaaGGGCGGCACAAGGCCCTCTCCACCTGTGGGTCCCACATCACTGTGGTGATTCTGTTCTTCGGGCCATGCACGTTCACCTACATACGTCCGACCAGCAATGTGTCGGAGGACAAGAGCGTGGCAGTGTTTTATACTGTCATCACGCCCATGCTGAACCCACTCATCTACACGCTAAGAAATGAGGAGGTGAAGAGTGCCATGAGAAAACTGTGGAGTAGAAAATTGGGAAGTGAAAAAGGAAAGGTGTAG
- the LOC128153141 gene encoding proto-oncogene Mas-like, whose translation MSTSTTSIFLPTATSQAHGTNQSVAVEKTAASYAVLKFMESFCLISAVCGMVGNGMVLWYLGFRIRRNHFTVYILNLAAADFGYLLCIAVETVQYLMQFNVGVQFGLFLFLDLFMYGTGLYLLTAISIERCLSVLCPIWCRSHRPKHLSGAVSSLLWGLSLLLNTLGYVLCTVRRSAGSCRLLLIAIGALDFLFCTPLMLFFSLTLFLRVKCSSQKLQTGRLFTVIMLTILFFLIFAVPLGVLIFFDFLGYKFLYSPEIGFVLSCVNSSLNPVIYFLVGSYRDRRIKFTLRLAFQRAFEDSADDKEERETRDTITMSS comes from the coding sequence ATGAGTACTTCAACTACATCAATCTTCCTCCCAACTGCAACCAGCCAGGCTCATGGGACTAATCAGAGTGTGGCTGTGGAAAAGACGGCGGCATCGTATGCTGTCCTCAAGTTCATGGAGAGCTTCTGCCTCATCAGCGCTGTCTGCGGGATGGTGGGAAACGGCATGGTCCTGTGGTACCTCGGCTTTCGCATCCGGAGGAACCACTTCACTGTCTACATCCTCAACCTGGCCGCTGCCGACTTCGGCTATCTCCTCTGCATCGCCGTTGAGACAGTTCAGTACCTGATGCAGTTCAATGTGGGGGTGCAGTTTGGGCTGTTCCTCTTCCTGGATCTTTTCATGTACGGGACCGGCTTGTATCTCCTGACCGCTATCAGCATCGAGAGGTGCCTCTCTGTCCTTTGTCCCATCTGGTGCCGAAGCCACCGCCCCAAGCACTTGTCCGGCGCCGTCTCCAGCTTGCTCTGGggtctctccctgctgctgaacACGCTCGGCTACGTTTTGTGTACCGTTCGCCGCTCTGCCGGGAGCTGCCGGCTCCTGCTCATCGCCATCGGAGCCTTGGACTTCCTCTTCTGCACGCCCCTCATGCTGTTCTTCAGCCTGACCCTCTTCCTTAGAGTCAAGTGCAGCTCCCAAAAACTCCAGACGGGCAGGCTCTTCACCGTCATCATGCtcaccatcctcttcttcctcattttcGCCGTGCCTCTGGGCGTCCTGATCTTCTTTGACTTCTTGGGTTACAAGTTCCTCTACTCCCCGGAGATCGGCTTTGTGCTGTCCTGCGTGAACAGCAGCCTCAACCCCGTCATTTACTTCCTTGTGGGGAGCTACAGGGATCGGAGAATCAAGTTCACCCTCAGGCTGGCATTCCAGAGGGCCTTTGAAGATTCAGCAGATGACAAAGAAGAACGGGAAACCCGTGACACAATAACTATGTCCTCCTAA